ggtacacaatttaccttttttttttttttaccatgataCCATAtgaatttgtttccagagctgccTGAAAACCAGACGGAGGAGTTATGGAAACAGACAGTGGAAGATGGTCTCAATATAGATtagcactttgtgtgtgtgtgtgtgtgtgtgtgtgtgtgtgtgtgtgtgtgtgtgagtgtgtgtatgtgtgggtgggcTGGTGTTTGTTTGTGAACATTCATGTctagaccacttctgtttctcttATACACCATTAGAAGGGTGTTTCAGGTAATTCAGATGAAAagatgttctttctctctctctctctctctctctctctcccttctctaTACAGTCTATTTGACTTATCATTGTCTACTTTCCCTCTGTCTTATTCTTTCTGTTTGATCATTTTTGTTTCTTCTCTTTCTCAGctcctctgaaagctcttcagTAGCTCTTAGGCTCTTTTGATCAGTATCTGAGCAGGGACAGATAGTGACAGGacacagatagagacagacacaGTGACAGTAAGGAAAGAAAGGATGGATAAAGAGATGGTGATGGTGAAAGTTCCTGAAGCAGGGACAAACACAGATACAGTGGCAGGtgatagaaacagagagagcaaCAGTAACTGGAGCAGGGACAGTAAGAGAAGAAAGGATGGATAAATGTTTCCATCCTTGCTTCAGTAACTGCGGCAAGGACAGATAAAGAGATGGTGAGAGAGACAGGGATGGATATAAAGATAAACACAGGGACAGTATGATGACACTAACTGAAGCGAGGACAGATAAAGAGATGGTGACAGAGACAGGGATGGAtatagagataaacacagaacttcagcaccatggacagaggCCCAATCACATGACCTGACCTTTAAGGCTTTAAGGCCTTAGAGAACCACAGTAAACACCTGATCAACTGACTAGTggctagggatgggcgatatgtaTTTTTGTGATGATGTTGGCGATATGACGAAACACTAAAGAATATTTTTACACTACTGCAGCAAACAAATGTCCATgactttgtataaaataataatgatgtaaaaaataaataaaactttcatCAGGAGCAGATGAATAatatatctaaccagtgaaaggaaGCAGTTCATAATTTTACGTGGTGGATGTAAACATCTgatatagagctgcaaaaacacttccatataaatatacatgcatataaatattttatttcattttattgatctgaaaataaataataaaaatagaaaatctgaaaagcgccattttttttgttgtttttatgatatttctttttaattttaattttgtaaaggcttctaagtaatattatttcataaaattgcctctgaattatttaatattagagtgaaaagcctTAAAATTTGGATATTTCATTTTAGGCAGAAATTGGTAAAATTAGGCTTGTAAGAGGATAAACAGTTATATCAAAATACCCTTAAAGTTTCACCTTAAATAGCAAATACcaaatacgatatggcacacccctgttAGTGgaactagctagctagcctgTCACCATGGCTACTGCAGAAGAGATTCCGCTGTGACATCACACACCTGACCATTCTAAAGCAACAGTTACATCAGTCAGGACTCAGTCTACAGTTTGGAGTCACAACTGTTGGATCTTCAGAGAAACCCTGCTGGTATCTGCTGTATCAGTTAAGATGTCTGAACTGAACTCAGTCAAAGACACGAGTCTGAACCAGAAGACAGAAGTTCAGCGCCGGATTAAGATTAACCGGCAGAGCTGGGACAAGTTCCAGAGTGGGCAATTCAGCCGTCCCAAAAGGAACGAGAAATACGCCCACAAACCTGCAGAAACAACACTCTCTGTTACTGTTGACTGTGAGAAAAATCAGCCGACTACTACAGAGATAAAGAACGGACTGCAGGATGAGGTTAAAGATCATCAGGTGGAGCTTCTTCCAAAGAAGAAGACGGTGGAAGAGACAACAAGGTACTTTCTATCATCTAACCAGATAGACTTTACACTGGTTCAGTTCTGATTCATCAACACTGTTCTTTACTCTTCACTGATGCTCATTTCAACATGTTCTTTAACCATTCCCCTATAGGAGACGTGAGAACCGTGAGAAGCTCCTCTCCAGAAAGAGAACCACCTGCATGAGGAATCTGAAGAACGTACACAAGGATGCTCCACAGCTGAAAAGGGCCAGACTGGAGCTGGAGAAAGGTGCATTATGGGAAATAAGAAAGTTTACTTACCATATTTGGTAGCCTTAGTCATTATTAAACATCaaactttaaatgtttattttaatactgTAGTGATGATAATCTGCCACAATGCTGTTAATGTGTTGCAGAGACTGACGTTATCACCAAGAGCCTGGCCGTCTCTGATGTTCCTGGTTGTCTGTCTGATGAACGGTACAGGATTTCATTtataaattctatttttattgtagaaaattaaaaatgatcaTGTGAAAAACATCAGCCTCCAACCTGAGTATTTAACTGAGTTATGAAACCCTGTCAGTTTTAAATAAAACTCCTCATTTACTGAAGATGTTATGGTACTGTCCTCCTGTAGAGTTCCTGTGGAGAGAAGTGATCTCATCCCCTGTACTTGTGATGAGATGGAGCGACGTGGTCGCAAGCGCCGCCTCAACACTGATAAACAGGACTGTCCAATTCCATTCAAACGAGCCCAACTAGAACCGCCTGTCCTTCAATGGTACCAGTCTTCTCTTCTTCAGCTGATTTACTAAACTGTCATCTATCTTTTGTGTGTGTTCAGACTGTGTGAAGGATTTGGATGAACTGTGTGAATTTTTTCTGTGTGAGTATTAGAAAATGAACTGCAATAGGTTgagttaaaataagttaaattagTTTAAGTTCCTGTTCTTATGGATTCTAA
This genomic interval from Astyanax mexicanus isolate ESR-SI-001 chromosome 1, AstMex3_surface, whole genome shotgun sequence contains the following:
- the LOC111191796 gene encoding uncharacterized protein LOC111191796, which produces MSELNSVKDTSLNQKTEVQRRIKINRQSWDKFQSGQFSRPKRNEKYAHKPAETTLSVTVDCEKNQPTTTEIKNGLQDEVKDHQVELLPKKKTVEETTRRRENREKLLSRKRTTCMRNLKNVHKDAPQLKRARLELEKETDVITKSLAVSDVPGCLSDERVPVERSDLIPCTCDEMERRGRKRRLNTDKQDCPIPFKRAQLEPPVLQWIA